Proteins encoded together in one Deinococcus irradiatisoli window:
- a CDS encoding Ig-like domain-containing protein, which translates to MRPFLAVVVLMGLASVFLLSSKRTVTPDSPPKNIQRDTTPPIIHAFQANVEMDGTVLFELLASDNVGVTLVKYYVNDQLVGTQAKAPFKFTAHTKTAGHVTPSAEVFDAAGNVATTKDDELFKMLHK; encoded by the coding sequence ATGCGGCCTTTTCTTGCTGTGGTCGTCCTCATGGGACTGGCTTCTGTATTCCTGCTCAGTTCCAAGCGAACCGTGACCCCTGATTCCCCGCCCAAGAATATTCAGCGGGATACCACACCTCCGATCATCCACGCCTTCCAGGCGAACGTTGAGATGGATGGCACCGTACTGTTCGAACTGCTTGCCTCGGACAATGTCGGGGTCACGCTGGTGAAGTACTACGTGAATGATCAGTTGGTCGGGACTCAGGCCAAGGCGCCGTTCAAATTCACCGCCCATACCAAGACGGCAGGTCACGTCACCCCGTCAGCGGAAGTCTTCGACGCTGCAGGAAACGTCGCGACCACAAAGGACGACGAGTTATTTAAGATGCTTCACAAGTAA
- a CDS encoding helix-turn-helix domain-containing protein, with the protein MGLSVVNLANLLGVSRTLVHEYENGSRSPGVSTLARIFVVLDQPESFFYQEQRVQDFSHELVHFRARNSLKDDLREQAGIRLKWLAELYAVLEEKLALPSVNLPVLDVPADVSRITQQDIEDAATAVRTLWKVGQGPIPDLIRLIELNGGVVGQINLDLPDMDGLSFWSEERRRPYLLLNADKASYVRSRFDAGHELGHMLLHRHVNEGRTRKTPLYELMENQAHRFAGALLLPRETWLADVKAPTLAEFKRLKPKWKASIAAMVMRAEAVGLIGSEQKKDLFKQLRRKKWQQQEPFDSLWELEQPRLVTQATTMLFDSGFDSLSFSQWFPRRTEHTVELTRMPRAYFEIGTLPIKNIYSNFN; encoded by the coding sequence ATGGGACTCAGCGTCGTCAATCTCGCCAATCTTCTTGGCGTTAGTCGGACGCTCGTTCACGAATACGAAAACGGATCAAGGTCTCCAGGTGTCAGCACACTGGCCCGGATCTTTGTCGTTCTAGATCAGCCTGAGAGCTTCTTCTATCAGGAACAGCGAGTACAAGACTTCTCGCATGAGCTAGTTCACTTCCGTGCAAGAAATTCTTTGAAGGACGATCTACGAGAGCAGGCGGGGATACGGCTGAAGTGGCTGGCGGAACTATATGCCGTGCTGGAGGAAAAGCTGGCGCTCCCTTCGGTCAATCTGCCTGTACTGGATGTTCCGGCTGACGTCTCGCGCATCACCCAGCAGGACATTGAGGATGCGGCAACAGCGGTCAGAACCCTCTGGAAGGTTGGTCAGGGCCCTATTCCTGACTTAATACGGTTAATTGAGCTGAACGGCGGTGTCGTCGGTCAAATAAACCTCGACCTACCGGATATGGACGGCCTTTCGTTTTGGAGTGAGGAGAGACGGCGTCCCTACCTCCTTCTCAACGCTGATAAGGCAAGCTACGTTCGTTCCAGGTTTGATGCAGGGCACGAGCTCGGGCATATGCTCCTGCACAGGCACGTTAACGAGGGACGGACACGGAAGACCCCGCTTTATGAACTCATGGAGAATCAGGCGCACCGCTTCGCTGGGGCTCTACTCCTTCCCCGGGAGACCTGGCTTGCAGATGTGAAGGCGCCGACCCTTGCAGAGTTCAAGCGATTGAAGCCCAAGTGGAAGGCATCCATCGCCGCCATGGTTATGCGGGCCGAAGCTGTAGGACTGATTGGCAGTGAACAGAAGAAGGACCTTTTCAAGCAACTGCGGCGGAAAAAGTGGCAGCAGCAAGAACCCTTCGACAGTTTGTGGGAGCTGGAGCAGCCTCGCCTAGTCACCCAGGCCACGACCATGCTGTTCGACAGCGGATTTGACAGCCTTAGTTTTTCTCAGTGGTTCCCTAGGCGTACAGAGCACACAGTTGAACTCACGCGGATGCCTAGAGCCTACTTTGAGATAGGTACCCTACCCATCAAGAACATTTATTCCAACTTCAACTGA
- a CDS encoding fatty acyl-AMP ligase, translating into MDKEQVSNPPHWPTLLDLLRDRATMVPNQGLIYLADGEAQEIQLSYQTLHGQAQLLAAQLQQRFKPGDRAILIFGEGLEIIPAFFGVIYAGLVAVPLMPPRPGQPADDLLALMADAQASLILTTTDVSHFLQSVLGASNGSLPIIATDAPVPGDLPLWTRPDLSAESLAALLYTSGSTSLPRGVMMTHRHIMRRLGGLADLMASVDTSGATVNWLPLQHLMGLFGSVLQPMYMDIQAVVLPTSKVIERPVRWLQAMSRFRAGSSGAPNFAFQMCVDRVNPQERQDLDLSHWKLAILSTEAIRTETLDQFAQTYTPFGFRRSAYYTAYGLSESAGTFDIQQRPIRPSTLSLDPEALEKDQVRVHTSGAGLILVGCGMPMPGQEIVIVDPETLQPCENDRVGEIWIRGPQVADGYWHQPEATAQTFQAFLSTGEGPYLRSGDLGFFYDQELYIAGRLKEMLIVRGKNLYAVDLERTAEAAHPALLPASSAAFSIPVDGEEQLVLIHEVRPDQTEVDVEDVASAVRRLIGERHLLPVHSVVLVEAGSIPRTDTGKIRRAYARSLFLKQSGTA; encoded by the coding sequence ATGGACAAGGAGCAAGTTTCAAATCCGCCACACTGGCCTACCCTGCTCGATCTTCTGCGCGACCGTGCCACGATGGTACCCAACCAAGGCCTAATTTATCTGGCGGATGGAGAAGCTCAGGAAATCCAGCTCAGTTACCAAACGCTGCATGGACAGGCACAGCTCCTGGCCGCGCAGCTGCAACAACGTTTCAAACCCGGCGACCGCGCCATCTTGATCTTTGGAGAGGGCTTGGAGATCATTCCGGCCTTTTTTGGTGTGATCTATGCGGGGCTGGTGGCCGTCCCACTTATGCCACCCCGACCCGGACAACCTGCCGATGATCTGCTTGCCTTGATGGCCGATGCCCAGGCGAGCCTCATTCTCACAACCACGGACGTGAGCCACTTCCTTCAATCGGTGCTCGGAGCCTCGAACGGCAGCTTGCCGATCATCGCCACGGACGCGCCGGTCCCGGGGGATCTTCCCCTCTGGACCCGCCCCGACCTGAGCGCCGAGTCGCTGGCCGCGCTGCTCTATACCTCCGGTTCAACCAGTCTGCCGCGCGGCGTGATGATGACCCATCGGCATATCATGCGCCGGTTGGGCGGCCTGGCCGATTTGATGGCGTCTGTCGACACGTCCGGTGCGACAGTAAACTGGTTACCGCTGCAACATTTGATGGGACTTTTCGGAAGTGTGTTGCAGCCCATGTATATGGATATTCAAGCGGTGGTGCTCCCCACTTCCAAAGTCATTGAGCGTCCGGTGCGTTGGCTCCAGGCTATGTCACGTTTTCGGGCGGGTTCAAGCGGCGCACCGAACTTTGCCTTTCAGATGTGCGTCGACCGGGTGAATCCGCAGGAGCGGCAGGATCTGGATTTGAGCCACTGGAAGCTTGCCATCCTCAGTACCGAAGCCATACGCACCGAAACGCTTGATCAGTTCGCGCAGACTTACACACCATTCGGTTTCCGGCGCAGCGCCTACTACACCGCCTATGGACTCTCGGAGAGCGCCGGCACTTTTGATATCCAGCAGCGGCCGATTCGGCCCAGCACGCTGAGCCTCGACCCGGAGGCCCTGGAAAAAGATCAGGTTCGTGTCCACACCTCGGGCGCGGGACTCATTTTGGTGGGCTGTGGCATGCCCATGCCCGGCCAGGAAATCGTGATCGTCGATCCCGAAACCCTTCAGCCCTGCGAAAACGACCGGGTCGGAGAGATCTGGATTCGTGGGCCTCAGGTGGCCGATGGCTACTGGCATCAACCGGAAGCGACCGCGCAGACGTTCCAGGCTTTCCTGAGCACCGGTGAAGGCCCCTATCTGCGGTCCGGCGATCTGGGCTTCTTCTACGATCAGGAACTGTACATCGCCGGACGCCTCAAGGAAATGCTCATCGTCCGCGGCAAAAATCTCTATGCAGTGGATCTGGAGCGTACCGCCGAGGCGGCCCATCCGGCGCTGCTGCCGGCCAGCAGCGCCGCGTTCTCCATTCCGGTTGACGGCGAGGAGCAACTCGTCCTCATACATGAAGTGCGCCCGGATCAGACAGAAGTTGACGTGGAAGACGTTGCTTCTGCCGTCCGTCGCCTGATTGGCGAACGTCACTTGCTTCCGGTCCACAGTGTGGTTCTGGTGGAGGCAGGGAGCATTCCGCGAACCGACACAGGAAAGATCAGGCGCGCCTATGCCCGGAGCCTCTTTTTGAAGCAGTCAGGCACGGCCTGA
- a CDS encoding non-ribosomal peptide synthetase: MKIIGISPLKANHPETEAATLSAFELELAKIWEAVLEQSEIGSQDHFFELGGNSLGVMRVSARVRATFGVDVPLAALFQNPTLAGMARQVEEALLGTSGLKLPPLLPAPAGSTQVLSAAQERMWLLHQMDRGGTAYNVTGVARLSGPLSVGHLEAGFRLLLERHPTLRTTFSQQADRLIAKLQPVEFSLPVVDLSAQPPERREALALEDIRMQVMQPFDLETGPVFRALLYRLSDHEHLVLLDLPHINSDAWSLGVLMRDLVASYEALQAGQSLQLPALTIQYSDFAQWQQSWLRGEVYEELRAYWVGRLKDFVPLDLPLDHMRPPTLTFKGATESVRLDQDLVRHLRRLAQQENATLFMVMLTAFKVLLQRWTGIDDLAVGTPMAGRQHQGLEQIIGVFVNTLVLRTDLAGEPTFRELIGRVRATAIEAFIHQDMPFAQLVAELQPPRILNRSPIVQVLFNQINVPMPALQMADIQVSPVELDRGGAQFELSCMVSELPGEERVAFEYNTALFDQVTMQRLLGQYQQLLWAMVQDADQSAVSISLLTSDDWRRIEDLNQTQSAFPQATLHALFEKQVKRTPEAAALRLGDQELSYQALNCGANRLARQLQRHGLVPGTPVALFLNRSFESVMSILAVLKAGGAYVPLDPSHPAARLTFILEDTEAPLVITTRKLQASLPFTTAQVIYADQLLEEPQEQGENLDLPLRPEQLAYIIYTSGSTGTPKGVLGLHQGMVNRLDWMWKTYPFTPGEVLCQKTALGFLDSMWEMFGPLLRGVPSVIVPDEAARNPEQLAELLESRSVTRIVLVPSLLSALLDFGPRLTDKLHRLRLWTVSGEPLSEGLISRFREVWPQARLLNLYGSTEVSADATAYEVSAGTAGSPALIGRPLQNVQAYVVDRWQQLVPPGTPGELMIGGVGVAAGYHGQAQLTAERFLSLPFVAGRVYRTGDRVTLTSAGQLRFLGRVDRQLKIRGVRVEPSEIEAALLAHPAVRACAVVAYGQDHQALAAYLMLSYPVENDELRLWMMGKVPSHFMPSVFVMLDALPLTPSGKLDWRALPEPSVAAPVSALSPETLLQQQLVELWQELLEHKPVGINDDFFALGGHSLLAIRFVVQLEQRLGIHLPLTAVFEAPTIAALARRIEQKDHQTSPMLPLQISGDSAPLFCFQAYGATRATIAKLGSLLNHQNLYFFNIWSLETYTLGTPDKIAPSLSHTAYTVESLAAEFIKNVKLIQPAGPYFLYGYSFGGLVVYEAAQQLKRMGDKIGLLILVDTYAPLPACRNLQSWLQNTNYWLADELRRLKHAPQAFLRHQRSRIKKLIYRTHAKTNGREDHQLFSTLERNTFAAAKTYRAYPIDVPVIYFKAAQRPLYEPLLYWNWDAFLNKSAKKITLDGDHHSLFDDQHIKSLALEIDTALAAQGIGSPILTPPHP; this comes from the coding sequence ATGAAGATCATCGGAATCAGCCCGCTGAAAGCCAACCATCCAGAAACGGAAGCAGCGACCCTTTCCGCTTTTGAATTGGAACTGGCTAAGATCTGGGAAGCGGTGCTGGAGCAGTCGGAAATCGGTTCTCAGGATCATTTTTTTGAATTGGGGGGCAATTCGCTGGGCGTGATGCGCGTCTCGGCCCGTGTACGGGCAACGTTCGGCGTCGATGTTCCCCTGGCCGCGCTTTTCCAAAACCCCACGCTCGCAGGCATGGCCCGACAGGTTGAAGAGGCGCTACTCGGCACCAGTGGCCTGAAGCTGCCGCCACTCCTGCCTGCCCCAGCGGGCAGCACCCAGGTGCTCTCGGCGGCCCAGGAGCGGATGTGGCTGCTACATCAAATGGACCGTGGCGGAACTGCCTACAACGTGACGGGTGTGGCCCGGCTCAGCGGCCCCCTGTCCGTGGGCCATCTCGAAGCGGGTTTTCGACTGCTCCTCGAGCGTCACCCGACCTTGCGAACGACGTTCTCCCAGCAAGCCGACCGGCTCATCGCCAAGCTCCAGCCAGTTGAATTCAGCCTGCCGGTGGTCGATTTGAGTGCTCAGCCTCCCGAGCGGCGTGAAGCGCTAGCCCTTGAAGACATCCGGATGCAGGTGATGCAGCCCTTCGACCTTGAAACGGGTCCGGTATTTCGGGCTTTGCTTTACCGTCTGAGTGATCACGAACACCTGGTCCTGCTCGACTTGCCCCATATCAATTCCGATGCCTGGTCCTTGGGGGTGCTGATGAGAGATCTGGTCGCCAGCTATGAAGCGCTTCAGGCTGGTCAGTCCCTTCAGCTCCCGGCACTGACGATTCAGTACAGCGATTTTGCCCAATGGCAGCAAAGCTGGCTGCGCGGTGAGGTCTACGAAGAACTGCGGGCCTACTGGGTTGGTCGCCTCAAAGATTTTGTTCCACTCGATTTGCCCCTTGATCACATGCGGCCTCCAACACTGACGTTCAAAGGGGCCACCGAGAGTGTTCGGTTGGATCAGGACTTGGTGCGCCACCTGCGCCGTCTGGCCCAGCAGGAAAACGCCACTCTCTTTATGGTGATGCTGACGGCCTTCAAGGTCTTGCTTCAGCGCTGGACGGGCATAGACGACCTCGCCGTCGGCACGCCGATGGCCGGCCGGCAGCACCAAGGGCTGGAACAGATCATTGGCGTCTTCGTCAATACCCTGGTGCTGCGAACCGATCTGGCCGGTGAACCCACATTCCGTGAGCTGATCGGTCGCGTGCGAGCTACGGCCATCGAAGCGTTTATTCACCAGGACATGCCCTTTGCTCAGCTGGTCGCCGAGCTTCAGCCGCCACGAATTCTCAACCGTTCGCCCATTGTTCAGGTCCTTTTCAATCAGATCAATGTGCCGATGCCTGCCTTGCAGATGGCCGATATTCAGGTTTCTCCGGTAGAACTCGACCGTGGAGGCGCTCAGTTCGAATTGAGCTGTATGGTCAGCGAGCTTCCTGGCGAAGAACGGGTGGCCTTCGAATACAACACGGCGCTCTTTGATCAAGTCACCATGCAGCGGTTGCTCGGCCAGTACCAACAGCTGCTGTGGGCGATGGTGCAGGATGCCGACCAATCCGCCGTTTCCATTTCGCTGCTTACTTCAGACGACTGGCGGCGAATTGAAGACCTCAATCAAACCCAAAGCGCCTTTCCTCAGGCCACCCTGCACGCGCTCTTCGAGAAGCAGGTCAAGCGCACGCCAGAGGCCGCCGCGCTGCGCCTGGGTGATCAGGAATTGAGCTATCAGGCGCTCAACTGCGGGGCCAACCGTCTGGCCCGTCAACTTCAGCGGCATGGCTTGGTTCCGGGAACGCCCGTGGCCCTGTTTCTCAATCGCTCGTTTGAAAGCGTCATGTCGATCCTGGCGGTACTGAAAGCAGGCGGCGCGTATGTGCCGCTCGATCCTTCGCATCCGGCGGCCCGACTGACCTTTATCCTCGAAGACACGGAAGCACCGTTGGTGATTACCACCAGGAAGTTGCAGGCGTCGTTGCCCTTCACGACGGCGCAGGTCATTTACGCTGATCAACTTTTGGAAGAGCCCCAAGAGCAGGGTGAGAACCTGGATCTTCCTCTCCGACCTGAGCAACTGGCCTACATCATCTACACTTCCGGGAGCACCGGAACGCCCAAGGGTGTCCTTGGACTCCACCAAGGCATGGTCAACCGCTTGGACTGGATGTGGAAGACTTATCCGTTCACGCCCGGCGAAGTCCTGTGTCAGAAGACGGCCCTGGGCTTTCTCGACAGTATGTGGGAGATGTTTGGGCCGTTGCTGCGCGGTGTGCCCAGCGTGATCGTTCCTGATGAGGCGGCGCGTAACCCGGAACAGCTCGCCGAACTGCTCGAATCTCGCAGCGTGACCCGCATCGTCCTGGTGCCTTCCCTGCTCAGCGCTTTGCTCGATTTCGGCCCGCGCCTTACAGATAAGCTACATCGACTACGCCTCTGGACGGTCAGCGGCGAGCCGCTCAGTGAGGGGCTCATCTCACGGTTTCGCGAGGTGTGGCCTCAGGCACGGCTGCTCAACTTATACGGTTCGACGGAGGTCTCAGCGGATGCAACTGCTTATGAAGTCTCTGCCGGAACGGCCGGTTCGCCTGCGCTGATCGGGCGACCTCTTCAGAATGTGCAGGCGTATGTGGTCGACCGTTGGCAACAGCTCGTGCCCCCCGGCACGCCGGGAGAGCTGATGATCGGCGGGGTCGGTGTTGCCGCCGGCTACCACGGCCAGGCGCAGCTCACCGCGGAGCGTTTCCTCAGTCTGCCTTTTGTTGCGGGCCGCGTGTACCGGACCGGTGACCGGGTCACGCTGACCTCAGCAGGCCAGTTACGGTTTTTAGGCCGAGTTGATCGGCAGCTCAAAATTCGCGGTGTGCGCGTCGAACCGAGTGAAATTGAAGCGGCGCTACTCGCCCACCCGGCGGTTCGGGCCTGTGCCGTCGTCGCATACGGTCAGGATCACCAGGCGCTGGCCGCTTACCTCATGCTCAGCTACCCGGTCGAGAACGACGAACTGCGGTTGTGGATGATGGGTAAAGTGCCCAGTCACTTTATGCCCAGTGTATTCGTAATGCTTGACGCCCTGCCACTCACTCCAAGCGGCAAGCTCGACTGGCGAGCGCTACCGGAACCCAGTGTGGCTGCTCCAGTGTCAGCGCTTTCCCCAGAGACGCTGCTGCAACAACAGCTGGTTGAACTCTGGCAAGAACTTCTGGAGCACAAGCCGGTCGGCATCAACGATGATTTCTTCGCACTTGGTGGCCATTCACTGCTGGCGATTCGTTTCGTTGTTCAGCTTGAACAACGTCTGGGCATCCATTTGCCGCTCACGGCAGTCTTTGAAGCGCCCACTATCGCAGCGCTTGCCCGTCGCATTGAGCAGAAGGATCATCAAACCTCACCCATGTTGCCGCTGCAGATTTCTGGAGATTCCGCCCCTCTGTTCTGCTTCCAAGCGTATGGCGCCACTCGGGCTACTATTGCTAAGCTCGGCTCGTTACTAAATCATCAGAATCTCTACTTCTTTAACATCTGGAGCCTAGAAACTTATACTTTGGGAACCCCAGATAAAATTGCGCCATCTCTAAGCCACACTGCTTATACGGTTGAGAGTCTTGCCGCAGAATTCATCAAGAACGTCAAACTCATTCAGCCGGCTGGGCCTTATTTTCTCTATGGTTATTCTTTTGGTGGCCTTGTTGTGTACGAAGCGGCCCAGCAACTGAAGCGGATGGGTGACAAGATCGGTCTACTCATCCTAGTAGATACATATGCTCCACTCCCAGCTTGCCGAAATCTTCAGAGCTGGCTTCAGAATACTAACTACTGGTTAGCCGACGAGTTGCGTAGACTCAAACATGCGCCTCAGGCCTTTTTGAGACATCAGCGATCCCGGATCAAAAAGTTAATTTATCGAACGCACGCTAAAACAAATGGTCGAGAGGATCATCAACTGTTTTCGACCTTAGAGCGGAACACGTTCGCCGCCGCTAAAACCTATCGCGCTTACCCTATTGATGTGCCGGTCATTTATTTTAAAGCAGCACAACGGCCGCTCTATGAGCCCCTATTATACTGGAATTGGGACGCTTTTCTTAACAAAAGCGCCAAAAAAATCACGCTGGATGGTGACCATCATTCACTTTTTGACGATCAACATATTAAAAGCCTGGCCTTGGAAATTGATACCGCACTGGCCGCCCAGGGTATAGGCAGCCCAATTCTCACTCCACCACACCCGTGA
- a CDS encoding 4'-phosphopantetheinyl transferase family protein yields MNLDRPVPPIVTHEIQLWTLNLVHKVEALPGLRSVLSVDEQTRANRFHRPVDRQYFMIVHALTRLVLAAHLKTRPQDLVFQIGPFGKPRVWGSGLEFNLSRSRGFALLAVAWDRQVGVDLEFVQCLPELDLIAAQRFSEDERRELSAAGEQRRDLFFTFWTRHEALLKACGMGLSHHKVCQAGTWSYRNMDVIKGYSAAVAAQGSDWFVTLQNG; encoded by the coding sequence GTGAATCTGGACCGTCCCGTTCCCCCCATCGTCACCCACGAGATTCAGCTGTGGACGCTGAACCTCGTCCATAAAGTTGAAGCCTTGCCCGGCCTTAGATCTGTCCTGTCGGTCGATGAACAGACGCGGGCCAACCGCTTCCATCGTCCTGTGGACCGGCAGTATTTCATGATCGTCCACGCGCTAACCCGACTTGTGCTGGCGGCCCATCTCAAGACACGTCCCCAAGATCTGGTGTTTCAGATCGGGCCATTCGGCAAGCCGCGGGTCTGGGGTTCAGGGCTTGAGTTTAACCTGTCACGGTCGAGAGGCTTTGCTCTTCTTGCCGTGGCTTGGGACCGTCAGGTCGGCGTTGATCTTGAATTCGTCCAGTGCCTGCCCGAACTTGATCTTATTGCCGCGCAACGCTTCTCTGAGGATGAGAGAAGAGAGCTCAGTGCAGCTGGTGAACAACGACGAGACCTCTTCTTCACTTTCTGGACACGTCATGAAGCCCTCCTCAAAGCGTGCGGCATGGGCCTCAGCCACCATAAGGTTTGCCAGGCTGGGACATGGTCGTACCGAAATATGGACGTCATCAAGGGATACAGTGCGGCAGTCGCTGCACAAGGATCAGATTGGTTCGTCACCCTACAAAATGGATGA
- a CDS encoding MFS transporter: MTRLPSTPTPQTIPPEAPILAPVQAGELLAPPLARRTMRLSIVEGGFAMFFINWTSGSVLTGFALQLGASPTTLGLLASVPLLGQAFSPLAAWLVGRRGRRRGVAVAAALIGRGMWVLAALLPLLPLPPEARSALLVALVAFSSLFIAANASLWTAWMGDVVPWKERGRYFGLRTGVLGVVGMGANLASGAWLDRVGAPLNFQVVLLGAVVAGGVAAALLARHDEPPMETQRLQMRATFTLPLSDPVFRQLLVFAMYWAFAVMLSSPFVLPYFLNHLHMTYLQVAVWSAISAVTALIVAPAWGRLTDRIGNRPVLAVTSVLAGTVLPLSWMLATPERLWPIWLSGVLDAVIWSAINPAMFNLSLATTPRENRAAFIALFSALTGLAGFLGGLFSGPLLELDRSLTPGASGWTAYHTLFATSAALRVLAWILLRRVPETGAWKTRELLDRRHLKRLKRLRPRRRRRVRARSARPH, from the coding sequence ATGACCCGCCTTCCCTCCACCCCCACACCCCAGACCATTCCGCCGGAAGCGCCGATCCTGGCGCCGGTTCAGGCGGGTGAACTCCTGGCCCCGCCGCTCGCCCGGCGCACCATGCGCCTGTCGATCGTGGAGGGCGGCTTCGCGATGTTTTTCATCAACTGGACCTCCGGCAGCGTGCTGACCGGTTTCGCGCTGCAACTCGGCGCCTCGCCCACCACCCTGGGGCTGCTCGCCAGCGTGCCGCTGCTGGGTCAGGCGTTCAGCCCGCTGGCCGCCTGGCTGGTGGGGCGGCGGGGCCGGCGCCGGGGCGTCGCGGTGGCGGCGGCGCTGATCGGCCGGGGAATGTGGGTGCTGGCCGCGCTGCTGCCGCTGCTGCCGCTTCCGCCGGAAGCCCGCAGCGCCCTGCTGGTGGCGCTGGTGGCCTTCAGCAGCTTGTTTATCGCCGCCAACGCCTCGCTCTGGACCGCCTGGATGGGCGACGTGGTGCCCTGGAAAGAGCGTGGACGCTACTTCGGCCTGAGAACCGGCGTGTTGGGCGTGGTCGGCATGGGCGCCAACCTGGCCTCGGGCGCCTGGCTCGACCGGGTCGGCGCGCCGCTGAATTTTCAGGTGGTGCTGCTGGGCGCAGTGGTGGCCGGCGGCGTGGCGGCCGCGCTGCTGGCGCGCCACGACGAGCCGCCGATGGAGACCCAGCGCCTGCAGATGCGCGCCACCTTTACCCTGCCGCTGAGTGACCCGGTGTTCCGGCAGCTGCTGGTGTTCGCCATGTACTGGGCCTTCGCGGTGATGCTCTCTTCGCCGTTCGTGCTGCCGTACTTCCTCAATCACCTGCACATGACCTACCTTCAGGTCGCCGTCTGGAGCGCCATCAGCGCCGTGACCGCCTTGATCGTCGCGCCGGCCTGGGGCCGGCTGACCGACCGAATCGGCAACCGCCCGGTGCTGGCCGTGACCAGCGTGCTCGCCGGGACGGTCCTGCCGCTGAGCTGGATGCTGGCCACCCCGGAGCGGCTCTGGCCGATCTGGCTCAGCGGCGTTCTCGACGCGGTGATCTGGAGCGCGATCAATCCGGCGATGTTCAATCTAAGTCTGGCGACCACCCCGCGCGAGAACCGGGCGGCCTTCATCGCCCTCTTCAGCGCCCTGACCGGGCTGGCCGGCTTTCTGGGGGGTCTGTTCTCGGGACCGCTGCTGGAACTCGACCGCTCGCTCACGCCGGGGGCCAGCGGCTGGACCGCCTACCACACCCTGTTTGCCACCAGCGCCGCGCTGCGGGTGCTGGCCTGGATATTGCTGCGCCGCGTGCCAGAAACCGGCGCCTGGAAAACCCGTGAACTGCTCGACCGCCGCCACCTGAAGCGCCTCAAGCGGCTGCGTCCGCGCCGGCGCCGGAGGGTGCGTGCCCGCTCTGCCAGGCCGCACTGA
- a CDS encoding GGDEF domain-containing protein, which yields MPHRSPRSVQEQTESLRRRLYLLVAALACAGQLAVIVLDSVQGRAVAWESVFGAALCGALVGLLSLRAVALQWVDFGVLTAASLGVAFELYAAFGQAGPPNVRLYFNGIFLFLAAFSILPPLFAALYSAMLYALLAALTLLKGGDASLLAELALIVLLTVHLSVFGRRVSAERSEAITFQTLALTDALTGLINRRAMYERLERAFRAAESGQGSALLLVDIDHFKNVNDLHGHDVGDQVLQRFAAVLRASVRSHDTVSRWGGEEFLILLPEIGEADVAETARRVLSDVRRADMPAGLRLTASGGLAHASEVSSVAEWLRQVDVRLYFAKHAGRDRVQAEAPPSP from the coding sequence ATGCCCCACAGGTCTCCGCGTTCCGTACAAGAACAAACCGAATCGCTGCGGCGGCGGCTTTACCTGCTGGTGGCGGCGCTAGCCTGTGCGGGGCAGCTGGCGGTGATCGTCCTGGACAGCGTTCAGGGCCGCGCCGTGGCGTGGGAGTCGGTGTTCGGCGCCGCGCTGTGCGGCGCGCTGGTGGGCCTGCTTTCGTTGAGGGCGGTGGCGCTGCAGTGGGTGGATTTCGGGGTGCTGACGGCCGCCTCGCTGGGAGTGGCGTTCGAGCTGTACGCGGCGTTCGGGCAGGCAGGGCCGCCGAACGTCCGGCTGTATTTCAACGGTATTTTTCTCTTCCTGGCGGCGTTCAGTATTCTGCCGCCCTTGTTCGCGGCCCTCTACTCGGCCATGCTCTACGCGCTGCTGGCCGCGCTGACGCTGCTCAAGGGCGGTGACGCGTCGCTGCTGGCCGAACTGGCCCTGATCGTGCTGCTGACCGTTCACCTCTCGGTGTTCGGGCGGCGGGTCAGCGCCGAGCGCAGCGAAGCGATCACCTTTCAGACGCTGGCCCTGACCGACGCGCTGACCGGGCTGATCAACCGCCGGGCCATGTACGAACGATTAGAGCGCGCTTTCCGGGCCGCCGAGTCAGGGCAGGGCTCGGCGCTGCTCCTGGTGGACATCGATCATTTCAAGAACGTCAACGATCTGCACGGCCACGACGTCGGCGATCAGGTGCTGCAGCGCTTCGCCGCCGTGTTGCGGGCCTCGGTGCGCAGCCACGACACCGTGTCGCGCTGGGGCGGCGAGGAGTTCTTGATTCTGCTGCCGGAAATCGGTGAGGCCGATGTGGCCGAAACGGCCCGGCGCGTGCTGAGTGACGTGCGCCGGGCCGACATGCCGGCCGGCCTGCGGCTCACCGCCAGCGGCGGCCTGGCCCACGCTTCGGAAGTGAGCTCGGTGGCGGAGTGGCTGCGGCAGGTCGACGTGCGGCTCTATTTTGCCAAACACGCCGGGCGTGACCGGGTGCAGGCCGAAGCGCCGCCCTCGCCCTAG